Proteins encoded within one genomic window of Geotalea daltonii FRC-32:
- a CDS encoding multicopper oxidase domain-containing protein, whose translation MVEKPRLKAVVAMGALILLLQGIAYAQPDPVSTLLDPTTIPKYVTPLVIPPVMPKSTTQPGFPAADYNIAVRQFKQQVLPAPLPPTTVWSYGRAQDVLPGDFVAPVPRSSNISFNYPAFTVENISGNLTKVRWINDLVDPETKNFLPHLFAVDQTLHWANPPAAGCTMGDPNRTDCHTDNPAPYTGPVPIVTHVHGSHVNMESDGYPEAWWLPAANNIPPGYARQGSKFNQFNSLNRVPGSAFYGYENNQPAATLWYHDHALGMTRNNVYAGPAGFWLIRGGANGDAKVRDNLGNLARLPDAAPRGNEDPNFDSQVRKKVREIPLAIQDRSFKTDGSLFYPDSRTFFDGFPGPFIPDNGSDISPIWNPEAFFNTIVVNGSTWPQLEVAPARYRFRLLDGCNSRTLNLSLFIVQPDGTVNTDPIYEIPFFQLGAEQGFLPKVAMIKTGSATPLPGDGNIPGTLVPAPDPQQALLLGPAERADVIVDFSGLPEGTVVRMINTAPDAPFGGFPDTPADPATTGQVMQFVVKHALTTFSDSLTTPPASLKLPAEAPLGAATNTRPLSLNEMSSQVVCVSVDGDGNFIFNGEIVVVPPNAPCPEGTAPFGPRQALLGILSTENGITVAVPKMWSESITETPLLDSTEVWEIYNTTVDAHPIHLHLVRFEVVNRQDFDADFNPVVGTVTLPSAGETGYKDTVLAYPGQITRIKAKFDVPGEYVWHCHIVEHEDNEMMRPYLVRFDPEFPDLNRDGKLSFADLVPLLAEFLKPVRNPAFDLNGDGKVDQLDTRFLMTAILNC comes from the coding sequence CTCCACTTCCCCCGACTACCGTCTGGAGCTATGGCCGGGCCCAGGATGTGTTGCCCGGGGATTTCGTCGCCCCGGTTCCCCGTTCCAGCAACATTTCCTTCAACTACCCGGCCTTTACCGTGGAGAACATCTCGGGCAACCTGACCAAGGTGCGCTGGATAAACGATCTGGTGGACCCGGAGACGAAAAACTTCCTGCCGCACCTGTTCGCCGTCGACCAGACCCTGCACTGGGCCAATCCACCGGCGGCAGGGTGTACGATGGGGGACCCCAACCGGACCGACTGCCATACGGACAATCCGGCGCCTTACACCGGCCCGGTGCCGATCGTTACCCATGTACACGGCTCCCATGTGAACATGGAGAGCGACGGCTATCCCGAGGCATGGTGGCTGCCGGCAGCGAACAACATTCCACCTGGTTACGCCAGGCAAGGCTCAAAATTCAATCAGTTCAATAGCTTGAACAGGGTGCCGGGTTCGGCATTCTACGGCTACGAAAACAATCAGCCCGCCGCCACCCTCTGGTACCACGATCATGCTCTCGGCATGACGCGAAACAACGTTTATGCCGGCCCGGCTGGTTTCTGGCTGATCCGTGGCGGTGCAAACGGTGACGCCAAGGTCAGGGATAATCTGGGGAACCTGGCCCGGCTGCCGGATGCGGCTCCCAGGGGCAATGAGGACCCGAACTTTGACAGCCAGGTCCGGAAGAAGGTCCGTGAGATCCCGCTGGCGATCCAGGACCGCTCCTTCAAAACTGACGGCTCCCTGTTCTACCCGGATTCGCGGACCTTCTTTGATGGTTTCCCCGGTCCCTTCATTCCCGACAATGGCTCCGACATTTCTCCAATCTGGAATCCTGAAGCATTCTTCAACACCATCGTGGTCAATGGATCTACCTGGCCGCAACTGGAGGTGGCACCAGCCAGATACAGGTTCCGCCTGCTGGATGGCTGCAACTCGCGAACCCTCAACCTGAGCTTGTTTATCGTGCAACCCGACGGGACGGTAAATACGGATCCCATCTACGAGATCCCCTTCTTCCAGCTCGGCGCCGAGCAGGGGTTCCTGCCCAAGGTGGCGATGATCAAGACCGGCTCCGCCACTCCCCTGCCCGGTGATGGCAATATTCCCGGGACGCTTGTTCCCGCTCCCGATCCGCAGCAGGCTCTACTGCTGGGCCCTGCCGAGCGGGCCGATGTCATTGTCGACTTCTCCGGGCTGCCGGAAGGCACCGTGGTGCGCATGATCAACACCGCTCCCGATGCCCCCTTCGGCGGCTTCCCGGATACTCCTGCGGACCCGGCAACCACCGGCCAGGTGATGCAGTTCGTGGTGAAGCACGCATTAACCACGTTTTCCGACAGTTTGACTACTCCCCCGGCAAGTCTGAAGCTCCCGGCGGAAGCTCCCCTGGGGGCTGCGACCAACACCCGTCCTCTATCCCTGAATGAAATGAGTTCGCAGGTGGTATGCGTATCTGTAGACGGAGATGGCAATTTCATTTTCAACGGAGAAATCGTCGTGGTCCCCCCCAATGCTCCGTGTCCTGAAGGCACTGCCCCGTTCGGCCCCCGTCAGGCACTGCTGGGCATCCTGAGCACTGAAAACGGGATAACCGTTGCCGTGCCGAAAATGTGGAGCGAGTCCATTACTGAAACTCCGCTGCTGGACAGCACGGAGGTCTGGGAAATCTACAACACCACCGTCGACGCCCATCCCATCCATCTTCACCTGGTGAGGTTCGAGGTGGTCAACAGGCAGGACTTTGATGCAGACTTCAATCCGGTAGTAGGCACGGTGACTCTGCCGAGTGCCGGGGAGACCGGCTACAAGGACACGGTGTTAGCCTATCCGGGGCAGATCACCCGCATCAAGGCTAAATTCGACGTTCCTGGCGAGTACGTCTGGCATTGCCACATCGTCGAACACGAGGATAATGAGATGATGAGGCCTTATCTGGTAAGGTTCGACCCGGAGTTCCCGGATTTAAACCGGGACGGAAAGCTGAGTTTTGCCGATCTCGTTCCTCTTCTTGCCGAATTTCTCAAGCCGGTCAGAAATCCGGCATTTGACCTCAACGGTGATGGCAAGGTAGACCAACTTGATACCAGGTTTTTAATGACTGCTATCCTGAATTGCTAG
- a CDS encoding response regulator — protein sequence MKKDIGSAIDILLVEDNPGDVELVREALGTGATRHILNVVRDGVQALNYLRRQGSYADRQLPDLVLLDLNLPRKGGREVLEEIKSDPDLKWIPIVVLTSSKAEEDILKSYSLHANCYVTKPVDFEQFMGVVKAIEDFWLTTVKLPFRH from the coding sequence GTGAAAAAAGATATCGGCAGCGCCATCGATATTCTGCTGGTGGAAGATAACCCGGGAGATGTGGAACTTGTGCGTGAGGCGCTAGGTACCGGCGCCACCCGCCATATCCTGAATGTGGTTCGTGATGGGGTCCAGGCGTTGAACTATCTGCGTCGGCAGGGCTCGTATGCCGATCGGCAACTCCCTGATCTGGTGCTGCTGGATCTGAATTTGCCGCGGAAAGGGGGGCGAGAGGTACTCGAAGAGATAAAATCGGACCCTGACCTGAAATGGATTCCCATCGTCGTACTCACCAGCTCCAAAGCCGAGGAGGATATACTTAAATCCTACAGCCTTCATGCAAACTGCTACGTGACGAAACCGGTCGATTTCGAACAGTTCATGGGTGTGGTCAAAGCAATAGAAGATTTTTGGCTTACAACGGTAAAGCTTCCTTTCAGACACTAA
- a CDS encoding EAL domain-containing protein: MEKIKILLIEDNPYDLALIEEMLAEREDTRFSVKQVGRLAQGIKVLAAEQFHVVLLDLGLPDSQGLATLARIQEKNADTPVILLTGLDDEGMGLEAVEKGAQDYLIKGQFNASLLTRSIRYSIQRKRAEETIRKAKELSEAINQINELVDLSLDFQVIMERILEKAGHAIKADSAVIYQLENERWKIISSWGLPGIVIGEIYDPEEMVFSRFQLDGQQSILVTEQTNRRFINDYHIRSLIEAPLTSGDSIIGAFSLHYHNPGSWFSDSQYDFAHKVAKTLSMTLKNYLLYEERQKSEERYRYLFQNANDPIFIIDRELKFINVNRRAMDLFGYGLDEFVAMNMVDLVPEEQIPRIQGELKKMESMEALDKLSTNIRTKWGYSLNVEISSSPFVERNNVMGSIHIVRDVTESKKMEDEIRYQATHDILTGLANRMLFMDHLALSISQGHRYNEIQAVMFLDLDRFKSINDSLGHAAGDKLLQLISGRLKECVRETDTVARIGGDEYNILITQMAHPEDATAIANKILSSMNKPFAIDGHQLHVTISIGISLYPTDGEDAETLLKNADIALYHAKEQGRNNYQFYNPALNTRTLERVKMENRLRQALERHELVVLYQPQVAMDTGQVTGAEALVYWLHPELGLLSPGHFIPMAEEIGFITDIDEWVLETACAQNKAWQDEGYRSFNVTVNMSSKQFRRPDLVDQVRRVLNATGLPPRFLELEITEGTAMKDIEYTIPSLNTLTGMEVGFAIDDFGTGYSSLSCLKKLPIRKLKIDKSFIFGVNTDPNDKAIVATIIAMAHNLKLEVIAEGVEDADQLEFLHQNHCDQMQGFLYSRPIPAEDFRRLIM; the protein is encoded by the coding sequence ATGGAAAAAATAAAAATTCTGCTGATCGAGGATAACCCTTACGATTTGGCCCTCATCGAGGAAATGCTCGCCGAACGGGAAGATACCCGATTTTCTGTAAAGCAGGTAGGACGTCTCGCCCAAGGCATCAAGGTCCTTGCTGCGGAACAGTTTCATGTGGTGTTGCTTGACCTGGGGCTGCCGGACAGCCAGGGGCTTGCTACCCTGGCACGGATACAGGAGAAAAATGCCGACACCCCCGTCATTCTCCTCACCGGGCTGGATGATGAAGGAATGGGACTTGAGGCGGTGGAAAAGGGGGCACAGGATTATCTGATCAAGGGGCAGTTCAATGCAAGCCTTCTGACCCGATCCATCCGCTATTCCATTCAACGGAAAAGAGCCGAGGAAACCATCCGCAAGGCAAAGGAACTCAGTGAGGCGATCAACCAGATAAATGAGCTTGTGGATCTGTCCCTGGATTTCCAGGTCATCATGGAGCGCATCCTGGAAAAGGCCGGTCATGCCATAAAGGCTGATTCAGCCGTCATTTACCAGCTGGAAAATGAGCGATGGAAGATCATATCGTCCTGGGGGCTGCCGGGAATAGTTATCGGCGAGATCTACGATCCGGAAGAAATGGTATTCTCAAGATTTCAGCTGGATGGGCAACAGAGTATTCTGGTCACCGAGCAGACAAACAGACGTTTCATTAACGATTACCATATCCGGTCCCTGATCGAGGCGCCTTTAACTTCCGGTGACTCGATCATCGGCGCCTTCTCTCTCCACTACCACAATCCCGGTTCCTGGTTCAGCGACAGCCAGTATGACTTCGCCCACAAAGTGGCAAAAACCCTTAGCATGACTCTGAAAAATTACCTCCTTTATGAGGAACGGCAGAAATCGGAGGAACGTTACCGTTACCTGTTTCAGAATGCCAACGACCCCATTTTCATAATCGACAGGGAGCTGAAATTCATCAATGTGAACCGGCGCGCCATGGACCTGTTCGGCTATGGGCTTGACGAATTCGTAGCCATGAACATGGTGGACCTGGTGCCGGAAGAACAAATTCCACGGATCCAGGGGGAACTGAAGAAAATGGAGTCCATGGAAGCCCTGGATAAATTAAGCACCAACATCCGTACCAAGTGGGGGTATTCTCTGAATGTGGAAATAAGCTCTTCTCCTTTCGTCGAGAGGAACAATGTCATGGGCTCCATCCACATCGTCAGGGATGTTACCGAAAGCAAAAAAATGGAGGATGAAATCCGTTACCAGGCCACCCATGACATCCTCACCGGCCTGGCCAACAGAATGCTGTTCATGGACCATCTGGCCCTCTCCATAAGCCAGGGGCATCGCTACAACGAAATTCAGGCGGTGATGTTCCTGGATCTGGACCGGTTTAAATCCATCAACGACTCCCTTGGCCATGCGGCTGGAGACAAGCTTCTCCAGCTCATTTCCGGACGTCTGAAGGAATGCGTACGTGAAACGGATACGGTTGCCCGCATCGGAGGAGATGAATACAATATTCTCATTACTCAAATGGCCCATCCGGAAGACGCCACGGCCATTGCCAACAAGATTCTCTCTTCCATGAACAAGCCCTTTGCCATAGACGGCCACCAGCTGCACGTGACCATCAGCATCGGCATCAGCCTTTATCCCACGGACGGAGAGGATGCGGAGACGCTGCTCAAGAATGCGGACATCGCCCTCTATCACGCCAAGGAGCAGGGAAGAAACAACTACCAGTTTTACAATCCTGCCTTGAACACCAGGACTTTAGAGCGGGTGAAGATGGAAAACAGGCTCAGGCAGGCACTGGAGCGGCATGAGCTGGTCGTGCTCTACCAGCCCCAGGTAGCCATGGATACGGGACAGGTAACAGGAGCGGAGGCACTGGTCTACTGGCTGCACCCAGAACTGGGGCTGCTGTCACCAGGCCACTTCATTCCCATGGCAGAGGAAATAGGTTTCATAACCGATATCGACGAGTGGGTGCTTGAAACGGCATGTGCACAGAACAAGGCATGGCAGGATGAGGGATACCGCTCTTTCAATGTGACGGTCAATATGTCGTCCAAGCAGTTCCGCAGGCCGGACCTGGTGGACCAGGTACGGAGGGTCTTGAATGCCACAGGCCTGCCCCCCCGTTTCCTTGAACTGGAGATCACCGAGGGGACAGCCATGAAGGATATAGAGTATACCATTCCCAGCCTTAATACTCTGACCGGCATGGAGGTGGGTTTTGCCATCGATGATTTCGGCACCGGTTATTCTTCGCTCAGTTGCCTTAAAAAGTTGCCGATCCGCAAGCTGAAGATCGACAAATCCTTCATCTTCGGCGTCAATACCGACCCCAACGACAAGGCCATAGTCGCCACCATCATTGCCATGGCCCACAATCTCAAGCTGGAGGTAATTGCCGAAGGGGTAGAGGATGCGGATCAGCTGGAATTTCTACACCAAAACCATTGCGATCAGATGCAGGGCTTTCTCTACAGTCGGCCGATACCGGCCGAAGACTTCAGGCGACTGATCATGTAA
- a CDS encoding response regulator, producing the protein MKILIVDDNEQYRKLLSAIFVDRGWEAIDAPEGNKGMELLREHIPDVILSDIMMPRMDGFQFLRALRTSAFGDIIFIFYTSTYTKASHRDFALSLGADAYIAKPLDPEDIVQALMDILDRKELRPKRRELPSEEEFLRLHSLFLSEKLMEKTEELRKESVEHRRAEDELMQLREKERQRPGGYGLRPETAGQGRSEMIPQTILSVEIDDQVYTPLNRIENLCRSMTEGGLPDSEGFRLVGKICLSMHKLRNLVTELEKNFLLPRSAILAPIRRIQIMIDVLKKDYADFGASMGSSLDEMEGQLRQFAAFVEDLLKLGNVAKQTLKNEQVDVTGLALEILARLRQSAPHRRAEFSVQPGMTVTGDALLLRMALEQLLENAWNFTLEREEARIAVGWRVETGRKPEFYIRDNGIGFPDDKSKGIFNAFAKAHELAGSSGNGIGLTLAKAAIRRHGGDIRGHGEPGRGATFYFTI; encoded by the coding sequence ATGAAAATCCTTATCGTCGATGACAATGAACAGTACCGGAAACTTCTGTCTGCCATATTTGTGGACAGGGGATGGGAAGCGATAGATGCTCCCGAAGGCAACAAAGGCATGGAACTGCTCAGGGAACATATCCCCGACGTGATCTTGTCGGACATCATGATGCCGCGCATGGACGGTTTCCAGTTCCTGCGAGCATTGAGAACCTCTGCTTTCGGCGATATCATTTTCATCTTTTACACGTCTACCTACACCAAGGCCAGTCACCGGGATTTCGCGCTGTCTCTCGGTGCCGACGCCTATATTGCCAAGCCTTTGGACCCGGAGGATATCGTACAGGCCCTGATGGACATCCTTGACCGAAAAGAGCTGAGGCCGAAGCGGCGGGAGTTGCCGAGCGAGGAGGAATTTCTCCGTCTGCACAGCCTGTTTCTCTCGGAAAAGCTCATGGAAAAGACAGAGGAGCTTAGAAAGGAATCGGTTGAGCATCGCCGGGCCGAAGATGAACTCATGCAACTCAGGGAAAAGGAACGGCAACGGCCGGGTGGATATGGGCTGAGGCCCGAAACAGCCGGACAGGGGAGGTCGGAGATGATTCCCCAGACAATCCTGTCGGTTGAGATCGACGACCAGGTTTACACTCCCCTCAACAGGATAGAAAACCTGTGCCGTTCCATGACCGAGGGTGGGCTGCCGGACAGTGAGGGGTTTCGCCTGGTGGGGAAAATCTGTCTTTCCATGCATAAACTACGGAATCTGGTGACAGAGCTCGAAAAAAATTTTCTTCTGCCACGTAGCGCCATCCTTGCTCCAATCAGACGCATCCAGATAATGATAGATGTTCTGAAGAAGGATTATGCCGACTTTGGCGCATCCATGGGATCGAGCCTGGATGAGATGGAAGGTCAGCTCAGGCAGTTTGCCGCCTTTGTGGAAGACCTTCTGAAGTTGGGTAACGTGGCAAAGCAGACCCTGAAAAATGAGCAGGTAGATGTGACGGGACTTGCCCTTGAGATCCTGGCCAGGCTTCGGCAGTCCGCTCCGCACCGCCGGGCCGAGTTCAGCGTTCAGCCAGGCATGACGGTGACTGGCGATGCACTGTTGCTGAGAATGGCACTGGAACAGCTATTGGAAAATGCCTGGAATTTTACTCTTGAGCGGGAAGAAGCGAGAATTGCCGTGGGTTGGAGGGTTGAGACCGGCAGGAAGCCCGAGTTCTACATCCGTGACAACGGCATTGGTTTTCCAGACGACAAATCAAAAGGGATTTTCAACGCCTTTGCCAAAGCCCATGAGCTGGCTGGATCCTCGGGCAATGGTATCGGTCTCACACTGGCAAAGGCTGCCATCAGACGCCATGGGGGAGATATCCGGGGCCATGGGGAACCGGGCCGCGGCGCTACTTTTTATTTCACGATTTGA
- a CDS encoding sensor histidine kinase has translation MPGYAKTSKARYGLAVGFTLAALLVRLALDPCLGREFPFSTFYVAITATAFFAGPGPSLIAIFLSFVSAGWLFIQPRISLYSSWTIPLVGSIGFLCVSLLITGIGYISWRSRAMAEASAKEAERRSKQAEEEIAERRKAEQALRQTYERLAQAEKIALVMPLHVSLEGCWQKVTPNFCRFLGYREEELLGRPFRDFTHPADFEADWNQVLRLKSGEIQSFQMEKRFIRKDGKIVWGYLNCSIVTDEQGKPLHFLTYVLDINEKKVVEEELRYNVATLNLAAESADIGTFDFYPETGVLRWSETTRRHFGLPCNAPVDYKVFLSGIHEEDRAKVDQLIRQALEQETGISTEFRTLGLQDGRERWIAVRGRVFYDHRGGPLRLIGTTLDMSDRRRAEEDLRKTMTDLSRSNLELAQFAYVASHDLQEPLRMIASYLQLLENKYRGNIDEKADSYIHYAVDGAKRMQRLIEGLLAYSRITRGAVFSPVNTGKVFSEALANLDASIKESGAAVHGEGLPTVFGDEIQLLQLFQNLIGNAIKYRRRDIPLVVTVSAQKQHGEWLFAVKDNGIGIEEEHYQRIFQIFQRLHSRDEYSGTGIGLALCKRIVERHGGRIWVESVFGQGTTFLFTIPVMKGILHK, from the coding sequence ATGCCCGGATATGCGAAGACTTCCAAGGCAAGATACGGTCTTGCCGTCGGCTTTACACTTGCAGCGCTGCTTGTCCGACTGGCGCTCGATCCCTGCCTGGGCAGGGAATTCCCTTTTTCCACATTTTATGTGGCCATTACCGCCACAGCGTTTTTTGCCGGTCCGGGACCATCACTGATCGCTATTTTCCTTAGTTTCGTCAGTGCGGGGTGGCTTTTCATCCAACCGAGAATATCGCTGTATTCAAGCTGGACCATTCCTCTGGTAGGAAGCATCGGCTTTCTGTGTGTTTCCCTGCTGATCACCGGCATCGGGTATATCTCCTGGAGATCGCGGGCCATGGCCGAGGCCAGCGCAAAGGAGGCAGAACGCCGCAGCAAGCAGGCAGAAGAGGAGATTGCCGAAAGGCGGAAAGCGGAACAGGCATTGCGTCAGACCTATGAGCGGCTTGCCCAGGCAGAAAAAATTGCCCTGGTAATGCCGCTGCATGTGAGCCTGGAGGGGTGCTGGCAGAAGGTAACGCCCAACTTCTGCCGTTTCCTCGGTTACCGGGAAGAGGAACTGCTGGGGCGGCCATTCAGGGATTTTACCCATCCGGCCGATTTTGAGGCGGACTGGAATCAGGTTTTGCGCCTCAAGAGCGGCGAGATTCAGTCGTTCCAGATGGAAAAGAGATTCATCCGCAAAGATGGCAAAATCGTCTGGGGGTATCTGAACTGTTCCATAGTAACCGATGAACAGGGTAAGCCGCTGCATTTTCTGACCTACGTGCTGGATATAAACGAGAAAAAAGTAGTGGAGGAAGAGCTTCGCTATAATGTGGCCACCCTTAATCTGGCCGCGGAATCTGCCGACATCGGCACCTTCGATTTTTATCCGGAAACAGGGGTGCTGCGCTGGTCGGAAACCACCAGACGCCATTTCGGCCTACCCTGCAATGCACCCGTCGACTATAAGGTGTTTCTGAGTGGTATACATGAGGAGGATCGGGCAAAGGTAGACCAGCTGATCCGCCAGGCCCTGGAGCAGGAAACCGGCATCAGCACGGAATTCAGGACGCTCGGGCTCCAGGACGGCAGGGAACGCTGGATCGCGGTCCGTGGCCGGGTTTTCTATGACCACAGAGGTGGCCCGCTCCGGCTGATCGGCACCACCCTTGACATGAGCGACCGCAGGCGGGCTGAAGAAGACCTGAGGAAAACCATGACCGATTTGTCCCGCTCCAACCTGGAGCTTGCCCAGTTCGCCTATGTGGCCTCCCACGACCTGCAGGAGCCGCTGCGAATGATCGCCAGCTATCTGCAACTGCTGGAAAATAAATATCGGGGAAACATCGATGAAAAGGCTGACTCCTACATCCATTATGCCGTGGACGGCGCCAAGCGGATGCAACGTCTGATCGAAGGGCTGCTCGCCTATTCACGGATAACCCGCGGGGCCGTATTCAGCCCGGTCAACACTGGTAAAGTCTTTTCAGAGGCACTTGCCAACCTTGATGCGTCCATAAAGGAGAGTGGCGCAGCAGTACATGGAGAAGGGCTGCCGACCGTCTTCGGTGACGAAATCCAGCTGCTGCAGCTGTTCCAGAACCTGATCGGCAACGCCATCAAATACCGCAGGCGGGATATCCCGCTGGTCGTCACCGTTTCAGCTCAGAAGCAGCATGGGGAATGGCTGTTTGCCGTCAAAGACAACGGCATCGGCATCGAAGAGGAACATTACCAACGAATATTCCAGATATTCCAGAGATTGCACAGTCGTGACGAGTATTCGGGAACCGGTATCGGCCTGGCGCTGTGCAAAAGAATCGTCGAGCGCCACGGCGGCCGGATCTGGGTCGAGTCGGTCTTTGGCCAAGGGACGACCTTTTTATTTACTATTCCGGTCATGAAGGGCATTCTGCATAAATGA
- a CDS encoding response regulator, protein MDGNSARILLIEDNSGDALLITEMLSEFPGRYEVTRANRFSVAFELLERNGFDLVIMDLNLPDGNGIESMGRIREKSALPVIVMTGFFDERLAARAAAEGAGSFIVKGNVNAVELDATIQKCLKKRGHS, encoded by the coding sequence ATGGATGGTAATTCTGCCCGCATATTGCTGATCGAGGATAACAGTGGTGACGCCCTCCTTATTACTGAAATGCTTTCGGAGTTTCCCGGCCGTTATGAAGTGACCAGAGCAAACCGCTTCTCGGTAGCCTTCGAACTGTTGGAAAGAAATGGCTTCGATCTGGTGATCATGGACCTCAATCTGCCCGATGGGAACGGGATTGAATCCATGGGCAGAATCAGGGAAAAATCGGCGCTGCCGGTCATAGTCATGACCGGCTTTTTTGATGAACGATTGGCTGCCAGGGCTGCCGCCGAAGGGGCAGGATCATTTATCGTCAAGGGCAATGTTAACGCCGTTGAGCTTGATGCCACCATTCAAAAATGTCTGAAAAAAAGGGGCCATTCCTGA
- a CDS encoding sensor histidine kinase, producing MDKAERQQVEELRQQVSSLEKQLEERTLQLQEAQQELGSLNYAISHDLRSPLRNIFGFAHLLSKKYGDRLQGQGLEYLEMIMSGVARMGRMIDDLLTLSRIGRLEMKKETVDLSAMATAILQELQESQPERQTQVEVAPEIKVTGDRQLLQAALRNLLDNAWKFTRDTQPAIIRFGSRQEGDRTVYFVRDNGAGFAADQLYRLFNPFQRLHLESEFPGTGMGLAIVKKAIQRHGGRVSAEGAEGEGATFYFTLGES from the coding sequence ATGGACAAAGCTGAGAGACAGCAGGTGGAAGAGCTGAGGCAACAGGTGTCAAGCCTGGAAAAACAGCTGGAAGAACGGACTTTGCAGCTTCAGGAAGCGCAGCAGGAGCTGGGCTCGCTTAATTATGCCATTTCCCATGATCTCAGGTCGCCCTTGCGCAATATTTTCGGTTTTGCCCATCTCCTGTCGAAGAAATACGGGGACCGGCTGCAAGGCCAGGGGCTTGAATACCTGGAGATGATCATGTCCGGAGTGGCGCGGATGGGGCGCATGATTGACGACCTCCTCACTCTGTCCCGGATCGGCCGGCTTGAAATGAAGAAAGAGACGGTCGACCTCTCCGCTATGGCTACAGCTATTCTCCAGGAACTTCAGGAGAGCCAGCCAGAGAGACAGACACAGGTGGAAGTGGCCCCGGAGATTAAAGTTACCGGCGACCGTCAGCTTCTGCAGGCAGCTCTAAGGAACCTGCTGGACAATGCCTGGAAATTCACCCGGGACACACAGCCGGCGATTATCCGCTTCGGCTCAAGACAGGAGGGGGACAGGACCGTTTATTTTGTCCGGGATAATGGTGCCGGCTTCGCCGCCGATCAGCTATACCGGCTGTTCAACCCTTTTCAGCGGCTTCACCTGGAGTCCGAGTTTCCCGGCACCGGCATGGGCCTCGCCATTGTCAAAAAAGCCATACAGCGTCATGGCGGCCGGGTGTCTGCCGAAGGAGCAGAAGGAGAAGGTGCGACCTTTTACTTTACCCTTGGTGAATCCTGA